The sequence below is a genomic window from Polynucleobacter sp. MWH-UH19D.
GCATCCTCAAGACTAGAGGCTATGTAAATATTGTCTAACCACTCTTGTAACACTGAAGTCAATCGAGCAACACCAGCACTTTGAACACGACTCAATAAAGGCGTGAAGTCCGCAGGCGCAGAAGTGTGTGCAGGACTAATCTCCTCGGTAAGCAAAATTGCTAAGCGACTTGGAGGCGCATCATTTGCAAGCGCCAATGTTTCTTGAACGCTTTTTGCAGTAACAGCCGCTAGACGCTCACGTAATACTGACTCAAGGGCCGCTTCCCATCCGCTTTCTACTTTTAGCTCCTGCCAGAGACGCTTACTCTCTTTGAGCCCCTTGCTTTCCAGCCATGGACCAATTTTTCCTTGCGCTTGAACACTTGCTTGTAAGGCCGTTAGTGCTGTGAGTTTTGCTTCAGTTTGAGCTAATTCTTGATTAGCTGTTTGTATTTTTTGCTGAGCCGCATTACGAGCTTCATCAGCAGCAGGAACGCGTTGCTGAGTTTCACCAGCGCGCGCTCTTGCTTCTTCAACTTTACGTTGTGCCATTGCGTGGCGATCTATCGCCATTTGCAAAGCTTCGGCATCAGGTCGACGCATGCCCTCAAGCTCACCAGTGAGACGCACCTCGCGACCCTTTAACTCATCTGCTTGAGCCGACATTGCACGAATTCTCTCGCCCAAACTGGCGAGGCGCTGCTCAATTGTTGCCAAGGCTTCACGTGCAGCGTTCAAATCATGAGAAGCGGTTTGATAAGCCTCATCTCGGCTTGGCATCTGCTCTTCCAAACCATTTAACTCTGCTAATAGGGATTGCTCTTTCTCGCTAGCTAACGTGAGCTCATGCTCAGTCGTGCGCTGTGCCTGAGCGGCGTCGGTTTCTTGTACAGTCCAGCGCTGTAATTGCGCCTGCAAATCTTGAGTTTGCTGCTGCAATCGTTGACGCGCCTCTTGCACGTAATGGATTTGCGATTCAACTTGACTCACATCAGCGTTCGTTTGATACAACTCACCCTGCGCTTCAGATACCTTGTCTTGCAAAGCGTACTGCTGAGAGCGCATTGTCTCTAGCTCTGCCTCCACGTGACGCATTTTGGCAGTTTGCTCCTCAAGGCTAACCTGAGTATCTCGAATGCCGTTGGCATGGCGTTCTTGTTCTTTACCAGCCTCGGTCTGACGAACAAACCACAAAAGCTGCTGCTGCGATTTCATTTGAGCGGAGAGTTCAGCATGACGCTCTGCAACAGTCGCTTGCTTTTCTAAGCGAGTTAACTGTTGATCAAGTTCGCGCAGAATATCTTCAACGCGCGTTAGATTCTCTACCGTATCTTCAAGACGAGAAGCGGTTTCTTTACGACGCTCTTTATATTTAGATACGCCGGCGGCTTCTTCTAGAAATACTCTTAACTCTTCAGGCTTCGCCTCCAAAATACGATTGATCGTACCTTGACCAATAATCGCGTAACCTCTTGGACCCATACCAGTACCCAAGAAAATATCTTGAATATCCTTACGACGCACCACTTGGTTATTAACGTAGTAACTTGAATTTCCATCGCGGGTTAAAACACGCTTAACAGCTAATTCTGTAAAAGCACTCCACTGACCCTGTGCGCGTCCATCAGCGTTATCAAAAATGAGTTCAACACTGGCACGACCAGATGGCTTGCGCAGACCAGAACCATTAAAAATGACATCCTGCATGGATTCACCACGCAGTTCGCTGGCACGAGACTCGCCTAAAACCCAGCGCACAGCATCAATAATGTTCGACTTTCCACAACCATTTGGCCCAACAACGCCAATTAATTGGCCAGGCATTTCAAAAT
It includes:
- the smc gene encoding chromosome segregation protein SMC — encoded protein: MQLKSIKLSGFKSFVDPTHFEMPGQLIGVVGPNGCGKSNIIDAVRWVLGESRASELRGESMQDVIFNGSGLRKPSGRASVELIFDNADGRAQGQWSAFTELAVKRVLTRDGNSSYYVNNQVVRRKDIQDIFLGTGMGPRGYAIIGQGTINRILEAKPEELRVFLEEAAGVSKYKERRKETASRLEDTVENLTRVEDILRELDQQLTRLEKQATVAERHAELSAQMKSQQQLLWFVRQTEAGKEQERHANGIRDTQVSLEEQTAKMRHVEAELETMRSQQYALQDKVSEAQGELYQTNADVSQVESQIHYVQEARQRLQQQTQDLQAQLQRWTVQETDAAQAQRTTEHELTLASEKEQSLLAELNGLEEQMPSRDEAYQTASHDLNAAREALATIEQRLASLGERIRAMSAQADELKGREVRLTGELEGMRRPDAEALQMAIDRHAMAQRKVEEARARAGETQQRVPAADEARNAAQQKIQTANQELAQTEAKLTALTALQASVQAQGKIGPWLESKGLKESKRLWQELKVESGWEAALESVLRERLAAVTAKSVQETLALANDAPPSRLAILLTEEISPAHTSAPADFTPLLSRVQSAGVARLTSVLQEWLDNIYIASSLEDALHRREKLPAGGTFVTQQGHLVSRVSVQLYAADSEQAGMLARAQEMESLEKQLRAQQLMQSELQGELDQCVANYQAAHQAAEQARIAAEQSVQEAHGFEVERMQLTQAEEQYSQRAAQIQNELSELRQQMEQLSLAREQASAELSQSEDAKQGLQEALSLAQEKLELSTQQRDQLRESLRNAEMAAQEAAFATRSLQQRIADLQRDQSTARTQIMEIQDKHDLATQELETLSDEEAQEKLQGLLLARSAREAALANARTEQDALLHQLREADEARMQIERSLQPMRDKVVDLQLREQAARLNYEQFATLLADAEADLSALEANFSPDLKIGALQSEVNRLNTEIQSLGPVNMAALDELASSRERKQFLDAQSADLNEAMQTLTDAIAKIDAETRELLQGTFNEVNGHFGKLFPELFGGGHAELVMTGEEILDSGVQVMAQPPGKKNSSIHLLSGGEKALTAIALVFSLFLLNPAPFCLLDEVDAPLDDANTLRYAQMVAKMSEKTQFVFISHNKITMEIAHQLIGVTMQEQGVSRIVAVDISSAVSMVEAA